The nucleotide sequence ACATGCAGAATTTCCTCAGGAGCGATGCCTGACTGTTCAAATCGTTCGAGCAGCCTCTCATAAAGAGATGCTGATGGTTTACGGACTTCTTCTCGATAGGAGAAACAGAAGCATTCCTGGGTGAAGAGCTCGGAAAGTGGCGGCAGTTTACCTTGTAAGCTTAATCCTCGCAACAGGTGAACCAGTGTGAAAGGTTGTGCATCGGCGAACAAGGCGATTTTTTTACCCCGTTTACTCAACTCTTCAAGTGTCGCTAACGCTTCGGGCATGGGTTGAATGCCTTGCAGTGAAGCATGAAAGAAGTAGGCGACTTTCAGGCTGAAGTCATCCAGGTTTCCATAGAAAGATTCGTCGAACGAGTATTCATTCTTCTGCAGTCGCGTGATGAGCTGTTTCCAGAGTTCCACGGAATTGATTTCCGGTTTTTCTCCTTTGGCAGTCCTGCTGGAAATCTGCTGGTCTTCCAGCAGGTTGCGATATTGTGAGAGCATGTATTCCCAGGGGGCACCCGGTTTGCGGGACATGCTGTTCCACATATTGAATTCTTTAATGGTTTTATCGAGGGCAATCTGCATTCTGAGTTGTTGCCCGTGATCGAACAGCAGGCAACCATCGGCAATATGGAGTAATGTGCCGTACACGCTGAATGTAACGGCCTTGATCCCGTTCAATGGTTTCAGGAAGGGAGTGGCTTTAGGGGCAACCAGTTCCGGAGCGACGGGCCAGATCAGGTCATCGCGACTGGCTAACCATTCAGCATATTCTTGGAGTGACTGCGCCATAGTGAGTGCATTACTTCCGGATTGAGTTGGCAGGAATCAGTTATCAGAAACAGGAGTCAACTTTCAGAGAGTACTGAATCGTTATGAATGGAAAAGATCCGCTGGCCTGCTGGAGCCACAACTCGTTCTGAATTGAAGATCCGGCTGACCTGGCCGGGAAAGTGTCTTGATCTTAGACGAGACATCTGTCGCAGAGCAAGCGAAAAAGGAGATTTGAGTGGCATTCCTGAGCGAGACGATTGTTTATGAGTTTTAGAAATCGATCCAACACAAACCGGAATTTCCATCGTAATAGATATGACAGGTGCAATAGTCTGAACCAGAAGCAGGCTGCTGTTGTCCTAACGATTATCCGCCCTCTCCCGGGTTGCAGGCTGGAAAAAGGCCTGAAACCTGTGTGAAAAATTCAAGTGCCTGCAGAAATTTGGTTCATATCTTAAGTGTTTCTCACAAGCGATTTAAGTGCCTGAATTATAGAGGATTACGGCCAGATATTCCGCACAGTTGATTCTTCCCTGCCAGCTAATCTGAGTGTCTCTGTCCGTACTGCACTCTCTCTTGTCAAAGAACTTAAAGTCCTCACTCCAGTTTCGTCGATGCAATTAGGGCAGACGGTTGAAACCGGAAAGACGTAAAAACCACGTCGAACCAGTCAGCAACAGTTTGACGGGTTCATTCCCTTCAAATGTCTGTAAGGGGGGAGAGGACAAGATGGATCTAGTCTGACGAACTGATCTGAATGGTATTGCGATTGTCATTCAGTCCGACCCCAAAAAGTATTACGTACCAGATCCCAAATTTCCTTAAAAATTAAAGATTGGCATTTTGAAACAGTTTCTGGAGATGCTGTCTCCTTAAACAAACCCCGACCCAAGACTACTCAGGTTACAACTTGAAACTGACTGGCCAGGATAGCCGCAAAAGTAGTAGGGGTTAAAGCAGAAGAAGAGTAACCTTTCTTCGAATAGATTTGCCAAGCATGTGATTGGAGAGCCCGCAATGAAAACGATCTTCACTACTGGCCAAGTAGCAAAGATCTGTAAGGTTGCACCCCGCACGGTTAGTAAGTGGTTCGACTCCGGCCGTCTGAGAGGATACCGGATCCCCGGTTCTCAGGACCGACGAATCCCACGTGAGCACCTTATTCGATTTCTTAAAGAACACGGTATGCCCCTGGGCGAACTGGAAGACGAAGCCATGGGCAAGTTATTGCTCGTTGGTGCAGACACCCAGGTTCGTGCAAGCCTTGACGATCTGATGGCAACTGAAGATTTCAAGATTGAATACGCCGTGAGTGGTTTTGAAGCTGGTATCCAGGCTGAATCACTGCACCCCGACTGCGTGATCGTAGATTTCGCAATGGGTCGCAATGAAGCTCTGATGATCGCTCAGAACCTGCGACGCAACAAAGACTACACAGACTCTGTTCTGATTGCCCTGTTGAGCGATGAAGACAACGCCAGCGGTTTCGACAGAACATTGTTTAACGAAACTTTCCGGAAACCATTTGACGCAGCATTACTGGCCGAACGGATTCGGACCTTGGTTGGACGTAAAAAGCAGATCGCCTAATAGACCGGGCAGGAATGCCTTAAGGTGAGCATGCCAGGGAAGCGTAGTTCTCGATATTATGGACGGTGTCGAGAGAGCGACCCACTGGACAACCAGAACAATCGCAAAGGGATTTGCTGGTTTGCGTGAACGACTAAACCCGGCTAAGAGGTCAAACTCTTGGTCGGGTTTTTTTACGCGCCGACTTTCTGCATAATAACGGGTATGAAACAACAAAAGCCTTCCCCCGACTCTCCTGTCCAACGGCGACCTGTTGCCCTGCTGTGGTACCTGTTGCTGGCAGGGCTGTCGTTTCTGCTGGTGAGTTCCCAACTGGATTGTGCAGAGGACCTGTCCTTCACGGGACCCGGGCCGGGCATGACAGTGGATGAACCCTTTAATGTCGGGCAGGGCGTATTTCTCGTGCGGGCGATACGCGTCTATGGCCTGGGGATAATAGACCCGCAGAGCCTGCGGGAAATCTTTGAGCATCCGAACTATCTGCCCGATCATCCCCCCCTGGGGCGGTTCCTGATCGGGCTGGCACATGAATCGGTGGCGGGACTGGCCGGTGAGGACAGCCGTCCGTTCGTCGTGACTTATGGCAGGTATGGATCTGCGGCCTGTTTTGCCTGCCTGGTCTTCCTGGTCGGCTGGTTTACTTTTAAGCGGTCCGGTCACCAGGGGGCACTGATTGCCGCTGGTTCACTGTTGGCGCTGCCTCGTCTGTTCGGTCACGCTCATCTGGCGGCTCTGGAAATGCCGACAGCTCTGTTTTATACGCTCGCGGTACTGGCGATCGTGCAGTGGTGGGATACAGGGCTGCCGCCTTCGAAGAAGTGTGCCTGCCTGACCGGAATCGTGCTGGGGCTGGCGCTGCTCACCAAAATACAGGCAGTGCTGATTCCGATTCCCGTGATTGTGTGGGCGGTCTGGAAATGGCGTCAGCGCGCGTTACTGCCTCTCATTTGCTGGGGCGGCGTGGGAGTATTGGTTTTCTTTGTCGGCTGGCCTTGGCTCTGGTTTGATCCGGCAGGACACCTGAGCGAGTACCTGGGCAGAACAACCGGGCGGGCGGCATTGTATGTTGAATACTTCGGAACAAAATACGCCGATCGCGATCTGCCCTGGCATTATGCCTGGGTGATGTTACTGACAACGGTTCCTGTGGGGCTGCTGATCTGCAGTGGTTTCGGGGTCACAAAGCTCTGGCGTGATTTCAAAACAGATCAGCAGAAGCGACCGTCGGGCGAACTGCTGCTTTTCCTGTCGATGTTGTGGCCTCTGATATTATTCACGCTGCCGGGCATCACCGTTTATGATGGCGTGCGGTTGTTTCTGATGGTCTTTCCGCTACTGGCGATCTTGATCGGTCTGGGGGCAAAGACTGTGATCAGCTGGTTGAACCGGCGCTTCAGTCAGAGGATCGCGATCACTGCCGTCACACTTTTGCTGCTGTCGCAGTTCACCGGTTCGATTCTATATGCTCCCTGCTGGCTCAGTTATTACAGTCTGCTGACAGGTGGCTTGAGCGGGGCAGATCAGCTTGGTATGGAAGCGACTTACTGGGGGGATTCGTTGACTGCAGATCTGTTAGGAGAAGTGGTCCAGGAAGTGCCTGGCAACAGCATTGTTCAAATTGCCCCCATTTTGCATCCGGCGTGGTTGCAGATGTTGCAGGAGACCCCGGAGATCAAACGCAAGGGGATCCAGCTGGTTCCCTTCGAGTCAGAGCGACCGGTTTCGCCTTACGTTTTGTATTTCCAGCGGAATCCTTACCTGCCTGAACTGCTGCAGCCGCAGAGTTCAGACAGGTGGACGGTGGTCAAAGAAGTCACCCGACAGCAGGTCGCGCTGGGCCGGCTGATTACGTTGAAAGCATCACGCTAACGACTATTTGTCGACTGGCAGTGCCGGATGGAAACCGGGGATTTTACAGGGAATCCGGTACAGGCCACTCCCGGCAGTGATGTAGAGCGTGGACGCGTCATCGCCGATTCCAAACGTGCAGTTGGTGGGCAGGCTCGGTGTGGGGATGTAGGC is from Gimesia maris and encodes:
- a CDS encoding helix-turn-helix domain-containing protein produces the protein MKTIFTTGQVAKICKVAPRTVSKWFDSGRLRGYRIPGSQDRRIPREHLIRFLKEHGMPLGELEDEAMGKLLLVGADTQVRASLDDLMATEDFKIEYAVSGFEAGIQAESLHPDCVIVDFAMGRNEALMIAQNLRRNKDYTDSVLIALLSDEDNASGFDRTLFNETFRKPFDAALLAERIRTLVGRKKQIA
- a CDS encoding ArnT family glycosyltransferase, which codes for MKQQKPSPDSPVQRRPVALLWYLLLAGLSFLLVSSQLDCAEDLSFTGPGPGMTVDEPFNVGQGVFLVRAIRVYGLGIIDPQSLREIFEHPNYLPDHPPLGRFLIGLAHESVAGLAGEDSRPFVVTYGRYGSAACFACLVFLVGWFTFKRSGHQGALIAAGSLLALPRLFGHAHLAALEMPTALFYTLAVLAIVQWWDTGLPPSKKCACLTGIVLGLALLTKIQAVLIPIPVIVWAVWKWRQRALLPLICWGGVGVLVFFVGWPWLWFDPAGHLSEYLGRTTGRAALYVEYFGTKYADRDLPWHYAWVMLLTTVPVGLLICSGFGVTKLWRDFKTDQQKRPSGELLLFLSMLWPLILFTLPGITVYDGVRLFLMVFPLLAILIGLGAKTVISWLNRRFSQRIAITAVTLLLLSQFTGSILYAPCWLSYYSLLTGGLSGADQLGMEATYWGDSLTADLLGEVVQEVPGNSIVQIAPILHPAWLQMLQETPEIKRKGIQLVPFESERPVSPYVLYFQRNPYLPELLQPQSSDRWTVVKEVTRQQVALGRLITLKASR
- a CDS encoding HAD family hydrolase, which codes for MAQSLQEYAEWLASRDDLIWPVAPELVAPKATPFLKPLNGIKAVTFSVYGTLLHIADGCLLFDHGQQLRMQIALDKTIKEFNMWNSMSRKPGAPWEYMLSQYRNLLEDQQISSRTAKGEKPEINSVELWKQLITRLQKNEYSFDESFYGNLDDFSLKVAYFFHASLQGIQPMPEALATLEELSKRGKKIALFADAQPFTLVHLLRGLSLQGKLPPLSELFTQECFCFSYREEVRKPSASLYERLLERFEQSGIAPEEILHVGTRIEDDLAIARRFGMKTILFAGDSLSVHASKAQVRNSDTKPDRLITSLGQLTEILD